In Trifolium pratense cultivar HEN17-A07 linkage group LG7, ARS_RC_1.1, whole genome shotgun sequence, a genomic segment contains:
- the LOC123898155 gene encoding vesicle-associated protein 4-2-like, with protein MEVESEKPGSDGKVWNFCRMPFWQTSHNPSSSSTTTTTTTSSSSYMHNVHHQNQSLHSIDRSVPQSSATVSSVAKSLLPTRRRLRLDPPNKLYFPYEPGKQVRSAITIKNTCKSHVAFKFQTTAPKSCYMRPPGGILSPGESVIATVFKFVEPPENNEKPTDQKSKVKFKIMSLKVQGEMDYVPELFDEQRDQVAVEQILRVVFLDPDRNSPAMDKLKRQLAEAEAALEARKKPPEETGGPRVAGEGLVIDEWKERRERYLAKQQVEGVVVDSV; from the exons ATGGAAGTGGAGAGTGAAAAGCCAGGATCTGATGGAAAAGTTTGGAACTTTTGTAGAATGCCATTTTGGCAAACAAGTCATAATCCTTCATCATCTTCTACTACAACAACTACTACTACTTCATCTTCATCTTACATGCACAATGTTCATCATCAAAACCAGAGTCTTCATTCTATTGATAGATCTGTTCCTCAATCTTCAGCTACAGTTTCATCTGTGGCTAAGTCTTTGCTTCCTACTAGGAGAAGGCTTCGTCTGGATCCTCCTAACAAACTCTACTTTCCTT ATGAACCTGGTAAGCAAGTTAGGAGTGcaatcacaattaaaaacaCTTGCAAGTCTCATGTAGCTTTCAAG TTTCAAACAACTGCACCTAAAAGTTGTTACATGCGCCCTCCTGGTGGTATTCTTTCACCTGGTGAAAGTGTAATTGCAACTG TATTCAAGTTTGTTGAGCCACCAGAGAACAATGAAAAGCCAACTGATCAAAAAAGCAAGGTTAAGTTCAAAATCATGAGCCTAAAAGTGCAAGGTGAAATGGACTATGTACCAGAACTG TTTGATGAGCAAAGAGATCAAGTAGCTGTTGAGCAAATTCTTCGAGTTGTTTTTCTGGACCCTGACCGAAACAGTCCT GCCATGGATAAGTTGAAACGTCAGTTAGCTGAAGCGGAGGCTGCGTTGGAAGCTCGAAAGAAACCGCCAGAGGAGACCGGAGGTCCACGAGTAGCTGGAGAGGGACTTGTTATAGATGAATGG
- the LOC123894871 gene encoding flavanone 3-dioxygenase 2-like produces MNNILVTSWFNLHSSVPLSYVQPPESRPDTISVLSDKTIPVVDLGGYVYTETLLHILKASKEYGFLQVINHGVSKELMDDTMNIFKEFHVMPEVEKISESSKDPNGSCKLYTSREINNKDCIQYWRDTLRHFCPPSEFMEFWPQKPTRYR; encoded by the exons ATGAATAACATTCTTGTCACCAGTTGGTTTAATCTTCATTCTTCAGTGCCTTTATCTTATGTTCAACCTCCAGAAAGTAGACCCGACACAATTTCTGTACTTTCCGACAAGACGATTCCTGTGGTGGATCTTGGGGGATATGTTTATACCGAAACATTATTGCACATTTTAAAAGCTTCCAAGGAGTATGGATTTTTGCAG GTGATCAACCATGGAGTTTCAAAGGAGTTGATGGATGAtacaatgaatattttcaaggaATTTCATGTCATGCCTGAAGTAGAAAAGATAAGTGAAAGTTCAAAGGATCCAAATGGAAGTTGTAAGCTATATACAAGTCGTGAGATTAATAACAAAGATTGCATTCAATATTGGAGAGACACATTAAGACATTTTTGTCCACCTTCAGAATTTATGGAGTTTTGGCCACAAAAGCCTACAAGATACcggtaa
- the LOC123898468 gene encoding uncharacterized protein LOC123898468, giving the protein MSSTSRIWTVAASVGIVEALKDQGLCRWNYGLRLAQYHVKNHLRSLSQAKNLSSSSNNSYAMVCSRFKEEEARQSEESLRTVMYLSCWGPNN; this is encoded by the coding sequence atGAGTTCAACAAGCAGAATTTGGACAGTTGCAGCAAGTGTTGGAATTGTGGAAGCATTGAAGGACCAAGGCTTATGTAGGTGGAATTATGGTTTAAGATTAGCACAATATCatgttaaaaatcatttgaGATCTTTGTCTCAAGCAAAGAACCTTTCTTCTTCCTCTAATAATTCTTATGCTATGGTTTGTAGTAGATTTAAGGAAGAAGAAGCAAGGCAATCAGAGGAATCTTTGAGGACAGTCATGTATTTGAGTTGTTGGGGTCCCAACAATTAG